A genome region from Heptranchias perlo isolate sHepPer1 chromosome 32, sHepPer1.hap1, whole genome shotgun sequence includes the following:
- the LOC137301178 gene encoding claudin-16-like, which translates to MGATILQVFSLALGVSAAALLIISNLTDCWRSDAKDPHSSIGLSYRCRGLWGECIYDITAGYWTCDVPTSFLGNLPNWLIVFCLLVLADLVITRALAIVACIACVVATLVLISGMKCTKFVSDGGTEKDKLIICAGTIFFLGGIAGGIGMTWYAAETVIKYKFEVSFEVPGITYELAYSYWLASTGVLCTCLAGVLLVSTHCAKISRSSQRKKRKPAFLFLTDQYRHTLPAPCPTIGKTYV; encoded by the exons ATGGGGGCCACGATCTTACAGGTCTTTTCTTTAGCTCTTGGAGTTTCTGCTGCTGCTTTGCTGATTATTTCCAATCTTACAGACTGCTGGAGG AGCGATGCAAAAGATCCACATTCTTCTATTGGTTTAAGTTACCGCTGTCGGGGGCTGTGGGGTGAATGCATCTACGACATCACAGCAGGTTACTGGACCTGTGATGTCCCAACCTCATTTTTAGGGAATCTCCCCA ACTGGTTGATTGTCTTCTGTTTGCTTGTACTAGCCGATCTGGTGATTACCCGGGCCCTGGCAATTGTTGCCTGTATTGCTTGTGTTGTGGCCACACTTGTCCTCATTAGCGGGATGAAATGTACCAAGTTTGTAAGTGACGGTGGGACAGAGAAAGACAAACTGATCATCTGCGCTGGAACCATCTTCTTCCTTGGAG GAATTGCAGGTGGCATTGGCATGACTTGGTACGCAGCTGAGACTGTCATTAAGTACAAGTTTGAG GTTAGCTTCGAGGTACCTGGAATCACATACGAACTGGCCTATTCCTACTGGCTGGCCTCTACTGGAGTGCTGTGCACATGCCTGGCTGGAGTGCTCCTTGTGTCAACACACTGCGCGAAAATCAGCAGATCCAGCCAAAGGAAAAAGAGAAAACCTGCATTTCTGTTCCTAACTGACCAGTACAGACACACCCTGCCAGCACCCTGCCCCACGATCGGAAAAACATACGTGTAA